From a region of the Streptomyces sp. NBC_00193 genome:
- a CDS encoding alpha/beta fold hydrolase: MDTVTVNDIRLEHEVRGDGEPVLLISPVLPDGFLPLAAEPVLTERYRLVTYHKRGWSGSTHTPGPVSVADHVADAVALLDHLGIDRVHVAGHSTGGAVAAQLAQDHPDRIVTVALMELSLLSVPAGAAFFAQAAPAFEAYAGGDPERAFGLFLSLAGGMDWERCRTLLDERIPGSVAQGVKDADTLFGVELPALAEWRFGPEEAAAIRRPVLSVLGGATQPLWVEVAEFLRSNVPDVEECVVDGVGHLLHIERSRPVAEALAGFLARHPITA; encoded by the coding sequence GAACACGAGGTCCGGGGAGACGGGGAGCCGGTCCTGCTCATCAGCCCGGTCCTTCCCGACGGATTCCTCCCGCTCGCCGCCGAACCGGTACTCACCGAGCGTTACCGTCTCGTCACTTATCACAAGCGGGGCTGGAGCGGCAGCACCCACACTCCCGGGCCGGTGAGCGTGGCCGATCACGTCGCGGATGCCGTCGCGCTGCTCGACCACCTCGGCATCGACCGCGTCCACGTGGCGGGGCACTCGACGGGCGGGGCGGTCGCCGCCCAGCTCGCACAGGACCACCCCGACCGGATCGTCACGGTCGCCCTGATGGAGCTCTCCCTCCTGTCGGTGCCCGCGGGCGCGGCGTTCTTCGCGCAGGCCGCGCCCGCGTTCGAGGCGTACGCCGGCGGCGATCCCGAACGCGCCTTCGGACTGTTCCTGTCCCTCGCCGGCGGAATGGACTGGGAACGCTGCCGGACCCTGCTCGACGAGCGCATCCCGGGCAGCGTCGCCCAGGGGGTCAAGGACGCCGACACGCTCTTCGGGGTCGAGCTCCCCGCTCTGGCGGAGTGGCGCTTCGGCCCCGAAGAGGCCGCGGCGATCCGCCGGCCGGTGCTGTCCGTGCTGGGCGGCGCCACGCAGCCGCTGTGGGTCGAGGTCGCCGAGTTCCTCCGCTCGAACGTGCCCGACGTCGAGGAGTGCGTCGTCGACGGTGTGGGCCATCTGCTCCACATCGAACGGTCCCGACCGGTCGCCGAAGCCCTGGCCGGGTTCCTGGCCCGTCACCCGATCACAGCCTGA